From a single Nicotiana tomentosiformis chromosome 2, ASM39032v3, whole genome shotgun sequence genomic region:
- the LOC104095634 gene encoding probable WRKY transcription factor 15, translated as MAVELMLDYRNTSRNNCTIFNTKLEEKAVVQEAASGLESVEKLLKLLSQTQSQSQQQQKQGNLSSFLKQENSPMEIEIVADAAVTKFKNVISLLGRTRTGHARFRRAPITSPPKIKKDFTDTKVYCPTPIQQVPPVAYELYNHQFFQNPRDGVVEKQELATKKSINFSYGQDISRSNSFNMSTLTGETESSSFKISNLSSAGKPPLSTSSSFKIKCCSSENGLSGKCSGSSGRCHCSKRRKLRLKRVERVAAISMKMSDIPPDDYSWRKYGQKPIKGSPHPRAYYKCSSVRGCPARKHVERALDEPSMLVVTYEGEHNHSLSVAETSSLILESS; from the exons ATGGCTGTAGAGCTCATGCTGGATTACAGAAACACAAGTAGGAATAATTGTACTATCTTCAATACAAAGTTAGAAGAAAAGGCAGTGGTTCAAGAAGCTGCCTCTGGGCTTGAGAGCGTCGAAAAACTCCTCAAATTGTTGTCTCAAACTCAGAGTCAGTCTCAACAACAGCAAAAACAGGGGAATTTATCTTCTTTCTTAAAGCAAGAAAATTCCCCTATGGAGATTGAAATAGTTGCTGATGCAGCTGTTACAAAGTTCAAGAACGTAATTTCTCTTCTGGGTAGAACCAGAACTGGCCATGCTCGATTCAGAAGAGCACCTATTACTTCCCCTCCAAAAATCAAGAAAGATTTTACTGATACTAAAGTTTATTGTCCAACTCCAATTCAACAAGTTCCTCCAGTTGCCTATGAGCTTTATAATCACCAATTCTTTCAAAATCCAAGAGATGGGGTTGTTGAAAAACAAGAATTGGCCACAAAAAAGAGCATTAACTTTTCCTATGGTCAAGATATTTCTCGCTCAAATTCGTTTAATATGTCAACGTTAACAGGGGAAACAGAGAGTTCATCTTTCAAGATTTCAAATCTCTCTTCTGCTGGAAAGCCTCCTTTGTCGACTTCATCTTCCTTTAAAATAAAGTGCTGTTCGTCGGAGAACGGTCTCTCCGGCAAGTGTAGTGGATCCTCCGGTCGATGCCATTGTTCTAAGAGAAG aaaatTAAGACTTAAAAGGGTGGAGAGAGTTGCAGCAATAAGCATGAAGATGTCAGACATCCCACCTGATGATTATTCTTGGAGGAAATATGGACAAAAGCCAATTAAAGGATCTCCACATCCAAG GGCATACTACAAATGTAGTAGTGTGAGAGGCTGTCCAGCACGTAAACATGTTGAGAGAGCTTTGGATGAACCATCGATGCTAGTAGTTACGTACGAGGGCGAGCATAACCATTCCCTTTCTGTTGCAGAAACAAGTAGTCTCATTTTAGAGTCTTCCTAA